A genomic window from Fibrobacterota bacterium includes:
- a CDS encoding sialate O-acetylesterase gives MSINRSFSGSLSTLVLLAAGGAFAAPNPKFHVFVAFGQSNMEGAVNNPEAQDKVVNPRFLELAAVTCNGSGRSLTQGTWTPAIAPIVRCDTKISVVDWFGRTMADSLASTDTVGLVVVAVGGTKIEGFDLDKYKAYYASQASWMQQYAANYDGNPYGRLVTVAKKAQERGVIRGILLHQGESNTGDNTWASQVKKIYEKMLSDLGLTAANTPLLAGEVAPTGSSKGANTLIDALPNTIPTAKVVSAQGLTTTTADGQNVHFDAPSYRTLGKRYAQTMMPLLRKQLSSVAPSSRLQQASTNQSVTVYDVHGALLARFPFGTSLQAGWDRARAGLPLGLYWLRSHEGTVQVLNDR, from the coding sequence ATGAGCATCAATCGATCTTTCTCGGGCAGCCTTTCCACTTTGGTTTTGTTGGCCGCCGGAGGCGCTTTCGCCGCCCCGAATCCGAAATTCCATGTCTTCGTCGCCTTCGGCCAGTCGAACATGGAGGGTGCGGTCAACAATCCGGAGGCGCAGGACAAGGTGGTGAATCCGCGCTTTTTGGAGCTGGCCGCCGTGACCTGCAACGGCAGCGGTCGCTCCCTGACGCAGGGAACATGGACCCCGGCGATCGCTCCGATCGTCCGCTGCGACACCAAAATATCGGTGGTGGACTGGTTCGGCCGGACCATGGCCGACAGCCTCGCCTCCACCGACACCGTTGGATTGGTGGTGGTGGCGGTGGGCGGCACCAAGATCGAAGGATTCGATCTGGACAAGTACAAGGCCTACTACGCCAGCCAAGCCAGTTGGATGCAACAGTACGCGGCCAACTACGATGGCAATCCGTACGGACGATTGGTGACGGTCGCCAAGAAGGCCCAGGAACGCGGAGTCATTCGCGGCATCCTGCTCCACCAGGGCGAGTCCAACACCGGCGACAACACGTGGGCGAGTCAGGTGAAAAAGATCTACGAAAAGATGTTGAGCGATTTGGGGCTGACGGCGGCGAACACGCCTCTCCTGGCGGGCGAGGTCGCTCCCACAGGGAGTTCGAAGGGCGCCAACACTCTGATCGATGCCCTGCCCAACACCATTCCCACCGCCAAGGTCGTGTCGGCGCAGGGGCTCACCACCACCACCGCCGACGGCCAGAACGTCCACTTCGATGCGCCATCGTATCGCACCCTGGGCAAGCGCTACGCCCAAACCATGATGCCTCTCCTGCGCAAGCAGCTCTCGTCCGTGGCTCCTTCTTCCCGCCTCCAGCAGGCCAGCACGAACCAAAGCGTCACCGTCTACGATGTCCATGGAGCGCTCCTGGCCCGATTCCCGTTCGGGACATCGCTGCAGGCCGGTTGGGATCGCGCGCGCGCGGGTCTGCCTTTGGGGCTCTACTGGCTTCGCTCCCACGAGGGAACGGTCCAGGTCCTGAACGACCGCTGA